GGGCCTCAACGCTGGCCTCGGCGTCAACGGAGCCCTCGGCCCACTGCTGCAGGGCCATGTGCGCCTGGGCGCGGTTGGCGTACAGGCCCGAGACCTCCTCGCGGACGAGCTGGGAGGGCTCCCAGAGGGGGCGGGTGAGGGCCATCTGCAGGCCGAGTGTGTAGAAtttgatggcgtcggcgtaCTTCTTCTTGTGGAACTCGGCGTTGCCCGAGTCGCGCAGCTTGGAGACGTTGGCGGAGCGTTTGGGGTTGACGGGCATGGGCGGGGGCGGGACGCCGTGCGGGCCGGTGGTCTCGGAGGTGACGAGGGAGCGGTGGAGGGCGTTGAGctgggcgagctcggcggcgagggcgcgcgagggcgagggcgaggagatGGCCTTGGACTGGGGGTCGAtctggagggggaggaggtcgaAGTGCGTCAGGTCTGTCATTTTGGCGGTCTCAAGCGTGTGGTCTTTGGGATGGAAGCAGGAGTGGACTGGACGAGGGGATGCGAAGGGTCAGTCGCAAGTGCCTGACGGATTAATTGGCGATGGTCGCTAGGGTATATTTCTTGGTCTTCGTTAAGTTAGGGGAAACGTTGGGATCGTAGAGTCGGTGGTGGTTCGTGGTGGTTGTGATCGCGGGTGGTGAATTGTTGCCAGCTGGTCTATGCTGGGCTAATAATACTCTGGGCCTCTAGGGCGATTAGAGGACACTTCTCCGGGAGCTTATCGCAATCGCGTGTGACGCTGAGCTCGTCACGTGCTGATTACAGGGGCCAGGGGTTGCCTTGATTGTGTCTACTTTGGCATTCTTGACAATCGCCATGAGAGTACTACACACAGCACAACAACAAAACACTACAAAGGTGCTTGTTTGAAGCAAGCTTCGAATGCGGCCATTTGTCCCTCTTTTACTTCTCAGTAGCAAAGGTATTTCGAACCTCGCTGTAGCCTTTTGCGGAGTGCTTAGAGCAATTCCTCCAGCCAACATGCTCTTATTTCCTTCTTGTCGCTAGCTGGCTTGGATAGCCTCCTCAATGCTGTGGCTTTTGGGGTTGAATTCTCACAATTCTCCCTGACCAGGATAGAACAGGAAAAACGTGTAGCTTTTGGCTCATCGTTTTCTCGGTGCCCCGGTATGTAGCATCGTAcacggacgaggacgagctaGTAGTACGGGGGGAAGTTTGATGAAAGCATCACTCAGCACTAGCAAGAATATCACTCCAGGTACGAGTTTCGGATGAATATGATCATGGTATTCCCACAAGCAAGTTGATCAAATTTTTTTCAAGAAGATTTCAGGATGGAGCTGAAATCATTCTTCACATGTCGCGATGGCTGCACCTGTCCGAGCTCCATTGAGACGTAATGAGCAGTATCAAATGGCAACGTCATACAGGAAAAGAAAATCGATCATGCTGGCTGGCGTGCTGAATAAAAAGTCGAACATCTCACGGCATCGAATCTGCAGCGAATGTGACCAACCCTCCCGGCAAAAGCTCATCTCCTTGTGACGCCAGGTATCTCTAATGTTGAATAGACCTCTTGACATCAATGTTGAATGAATTCATCATTGGCCGCTTTCTCCGAGTTTTTCGTCAAACCCCCTCTGTCCGATTTCATACGGCTCTCTATTCTGAGGTCGTCTTCTTGCCGTAGTAGGACCGGTTCAAGCCCTTCTCGACCGCCGCGATCTGCAGCGCCAACGGCAAGGAGAACTGTCGGCAGTACATGAAGCTGCCCGTCATATACCAGAACCCAGGCACGCCTGTCGCTCTCCACCACTAGAGAACAGCTTGTCAGTATTCTCATCAAGGTTTGAAAGTTGAGGGACGTCTGACTCACCCCAGAGCGCTCCTGCTCGTGGTCCAGTCCTCCGAAACCCTCGATCTTCTTGACCACTTCGGGTCCGAGCAGCTTGTCAATGGTTGTCACGTTACTCTCAAATCCCGTCGCCAGCACCACGACGTCCGCCTCCAGCTTCGTGCCATTCGCCAGCGTCAGACCGTCCGTCTGGAATCCCTGGACCCCCTCTTCGCATCGCTGGATCTTGATCCTGCCGTCGACGATCATCTGGTTCGCCCCTTGATCGATGTAGTACTGCCCACCCTTGATGAGTTGGTAATCCGCCAGACCGTACCCGTCGTTCCCCTCCTTCATCTCGAGACCTGCCCTTTTGAGGCCGTCGTGGACAGCCTTGTCGtttgccgccatcgcctgCGTCAGACCGATGCTCATCGTCCGGATCAGCGCCAGCGGGATCGCGTTGCCGACGATGTCCGCCTCTTCCGTGCTCAGTCCCTCCATGTTCCATAGCGAGAGCATCAAGTTCTCCCACGACTCGCGCGAGATGGAGTAGATCGGGTGCCGCTGGACCATCGTCACTTCCCTGGCCCCATGCGCGACAAAGTCCGCCGAGATGTCGTGGCCGCTCGTGGCGCAGCCGATAACCACCACTTTCTTGTTCCGCACGTCGgggatctcggcggcggtcttGTGGTACTTGGAGTGATAGATCCGTCCCTTGAAGGATTCCTGTCCCGGGAAATGGGGGATCTTGGGCTGGTCGCCGTACACGCCCGTCGCCAGAACCACATGCCGCGCCGAGATCGTCCGCGTTCCCTCCGGAGTCCGCACTTCGACCCGGTACTTTTGAGCCTCTTCATCGTACGTGGCTCTCGTAACCTCTGTCTTGAACGCAATATCGAGCCCCATGAGCTGCCCGTAGTGCTCCATGAAGTCGGCCACTTTGTCCCCTGTCAGGAACCGGGGCCATGTCTCGGGAATCTTCATGAAGGCCCAGTGATCAGTGTAGGTAGGCGTATGAAGGGTTACGCTCTGGTACCGGTCCCGCCATGagtcgccgagacgggcgcTTCTTTCTACGAGGCGAGTTTTGATGCCCATGTGTTGAAGGCGTGCGCCGAGGTTGAGGCCGGATTGGGCTATTCTGTGTTAGCCGGTATTGACAGAGGGTGTTGAAGCACCGTGTTGGATGTGTGATGACCTACCGGCGCCAACAATCAAGACCTGGAGGTCTTCTTCAGTgtcaccgtcggcgccatTGGCGACGGGCTCTTTGGGGGCCGGAATCGACGCAGCCCTTTGCGCCTCCACCTCCTTCTGAAagtcgagcttctccagcTGCGTGAACACGGTCCAGGCTTTCCACTCGTCCTTGCTGACATTTCCCAGCTTCAGTAGCCCCTTTCCCTCGCCGTGCGGCGTATTGAACGTGAACCCGGCTTGGATCCAGATCATGCCGCCGAAATCGACGAGCAGTGGCTTGAGCCCGCCGATCTTGGTCGTCTGCAGGTTGGAGAGGCCATGTTCTGCCGAGGCGAGGTACCTGCTGATCTTTTCTCGGCCTTGTTTGCAGGTGAAGTCCCACGACAAGCCTACAATGTCTCTCCACCAGCAGTCATCGATGAACAAGTCCGACAGGTCGCCGAAAGATTGTTCGTCGAAGCGGCGTTGCAGTCTCGCAAGCCAGTCGGCGGAGATGtgttcggcgtcgacctgtTCTTTTTCGACCCCTTCTTGCAGCGTGAGAGCTGGGATCTCTGGGAGTTTTGTGCCGTCCATGGTGATTCGTgatgagtgtgagtgtgcagacgagagagagcgagTAGAGAACCGGCCCCAAGTACGTCTTTAGAGAAGCTGTGGTGGAACACTGTGTAACATGGATTTACATATCAAAATCCGATAGCGTCAGATAGCTTAAGTGTAGAGCGtgaccccctcccccccccccccctcgatCTCCCCTCACTGGCTACCGAGAGGCGGACGCCGGACTACAACTTTTGGGCGATCTGGCCGAGCAAGGATGTTAGGCTTGCCGTCTTTGTAACCTTGCGCCGGTAGAACTACTGAAAAGATGGGATCAGATGATCAGATAAGATCATTTCCGCCTGTTGGAATCGCGCAGATCGACGACGCGTGCCAATCAGAGTCTCTGGCCGCAGCAACCCCTCTACGCATCTGCCGGGATGGCTGCCTGTAGAGCAACATAGTTAAAGTTACCTAAAACCGAAGCACTACAGGTATGCTGCGAACATGCTTCGCTTTCGGGGCCCGGGCTGTCAGCTCAGTCGCTAGGGGGGGTACTCTATATGGAACGTACTCTATACAGATACAGAATACGAGGATGCGAATCCGTCGGGTGTGGTTCGACGTCTCCTTCAAAGCGGGGGTTGCACTGATTGCTCGTGATGCAGACGGCCAGTCTTCCACCCACTCACAGGCGCACCGTCTGAAATACATCTATCTATAGGCTCCCGAACAGCATACATGGAGTGGCAACTACGTCGCTGGTGTGCAGATTTGTCCCCCCTTTCATTTTCGTTATCCTATGCTTCTCTTCTTAATCTCTATACGCCATGATCTTGCTAGAGAGCGGTCTCGCCAGGCTCGGAATGTGTGGAGTTTCAATTTAGTGAAAAGGCCACGGAAATTGCCTGTCCCGATGTCCGTTGGTGGACCTCTTCCTGTAAAACCCCGTACGGGGCCTACCAGCAGCTTATCCCGGTTCGGGCTCCGAATGTTACTTGAAGGCCTAACTCCCCGGTAACTTCAGGAGTTACATCATGTGGGAAATGAGCTGAACAACTTAGAATTAAACATGAAAGCCAAGTTTTGTATGAGGTTGATCTGGATTCGCGTTGAGTCGATCATCATAGATTTTGTTCTTCAACGGCAACGTATGCGTCGTGGTGTGATAATAGCCAGCACGGTGCCCAATTCATATCTTGGAAGACGTGCTCTGCTTGGATGATCATTCAAGAAATGGAGAAATCTCGcaacccccccaccccccagCCCCCCTCCGGCGAAGAGACGCACTACAGCTACATGTCCCGTGTTCGTCTTCCTTTTTTCTAGCAAGATCATGTTCGGAGTGGCTTCCTTACGCAAGCAACGGCAGAGTATCGGCACTACTTAGCCTCAAGGATGGCGGGGTTGAGTCTGGGTCTAATTGGCACATGCAAGGTTGAAGATATTGTCAGGCATACTTGATCAACTCTTGTGGCGGTTTTTATGCATATCTCAGACTATGGAACGAGCATGGCAATCCTTCCCATCACAGATCAAACTTCAGAGATTCGAGATACCTGTTGGACAAGCGCGATTGGTGCCCTAAGAGGCGGATGGCAAACATGTCTGCGCGGCTATCTTGGTCACATTCCAGGTTCTGTTGTTGCTGACGACTCGTTTAGTAGTGTATCCCACCTGCCGCTTGTGATACACTGTCGGATCACTCCGTCGAAATAGAGAGATTGTTTTGTCATAAACGCATGATTCTGGGCTGGGAACCCGCCATGAAGACACCTACCGCTGTATGTTTGGACCGTGTTGAAGACAAGCACACTAGCTGCCGCACAACTTCCCACCGATTTTGAGCAACTCGAGTCGGCGGTTGAGAAGCCGTTGGTGTCGGGCGTTGACAAGCGAATCACAACTCGTCAATCGCGCCTTGTTTAGCACTTCTGGCGTTCGTTCCCGGCTCGACTTTCCTCACTCGCTTCGACCTTCGTCTTTTGTCGGCCGGCTCGACCTTCTTTGCTGACAACTTCATGAGCCGTTCATGACAACCATGGGCAAATGCATAGACGATGAGAGACGAAATGATATAAAGCAGCATGCGGGAGTCTAGTTTTTGAACATTCTTGTCACTCACTCCTGTCTCGTCGGTTCTGTACTCACTGTTTCTCTTCCCAAGCCACACACAATCAACTCTAGAGACTACGTCGAACAGGGCATCACCATGGGTGTCACACAGCCTCTTGATATCACTCAAGCATCAATCGGCCAAATTCTACATGCTTTGTCCACGACTAAGCTTACAGCCGTAGATCTTGTGGCCAGGTTCCTACACCGGGTCGGCAAACTTGACCATCGGGGGCCTTGCTTCAACTCCATTTGCATACTCAACCCCAACGTTTTTGACGAAGCGCAGGCCTCGGACGACTACCGCGCTTCCGGTCGTCCCCCGAGAGCTCTTGAGGGGATTCCTTTCACCGTCAAGGACAGCTACCAGGTCAAGGGCCTTACCGTCGCagccgcctcgcccgcctttGAGAATCTGGTGGCGTCGTCTGATGCCGCTgtcgtcgagcttctccGCGCTGCCGGCGCAGTGCTCATAGGAAAGACCAACATGCCCCCCATGGCCGATGGAGGAAGCCAAAGGGGCCTCTACGGCCGTTCCAGCAGCCCGTACAACCCCGTGTACCTGTGCACCAGCTTCGCCTCCGGGTCGTCGTACGGTTCTGGGGTCGCCACGACCGCCTCATTTGCGCCCATTGGTCTCGGGGGTGAAACTGTCTCGTCAGGACGAGCTCCGGCTTCACACAACGCACTGGTGGGAtactcgccgtcgaggggcGTCATTCCTTCTCGCGGCCATTGGCCGCTGTATCCGACGTGCGACGTGGTGGCGCCTCACACGAAATCGGTCGCTGACATGCTGGCTCTCCTGAGCGTTATTGTCGCCGACGATGGGGAACCAAAGGGGGACTTTTGGCGCGAGCAGACGGTCGTCCCCATTCCTCTCAGCTCCGAGGTTCGCCCAAAAGACTTCTCATCTCTGATGGACCCCGACGCTCTGAGAGGGAAACACGTCGCGGTGCCCAGGTGCTATATCGGGAAGCAGGCGTCTTCAGGCTACTCCGTGGTCTGTTCGGAAGCCACCCAGAGTCTGTGGGAGCAAGCTCGCATTGATCTGGAGGTACTCGGGGCCAAGGTCACCGAGACAGATTTCCCGCTGGCCGAGAACTACTCCAAGCAGCTCTACCCCGGACAGGCCGCCAACATCCCCGGGATCCCAAGCACGTGGATTGATACTGAGCGGTGTCAAATGATTGCGACAGCTTGGGACGACTTCCTGCGGTACAACAACGACCCAAGCTGTTCTCGCCTGGAGGGTGTTGATCATCGTCAGATCAACCCCGATCTCGCCCCTATGGACAACAGATCAGAGCACACAGAAGAGCAGAACCATGTACGCTACGCGGATATGTTGGACTTCATACAGCACCGCCCAAGTTCCATCCGAGACCTGCCGGGATGCGCGGATGCGCTCCTCGCTCTAGAAGATGCTCGCAAGAGGGACCTGGACGACTGGATGGACGCGAACGGCTTCGATGCCGTCGTTTTCCCGACAAACGGCGACGTCGGACGCGCCGACTCCGAACACAACCGGGAGGCCATGGTAGAGGCCCTGCAGGACGGAGTCAAGTACTCCAACGGCAACCGGGCGTTGAAGCATCTGGGCGTTCCGGCCATTACTGTGCCTATGGGAATACTCGCAGATAAGGAGATGCCGGTTGGGTTGACGTTCGTTGGTAAGGCATGGAGCGACAGCGAGCTTTTCCGTTACGCGTATGCGTATGAGACCGCGACAAGCCGTAGAAAGAGCCCGCCACTCGCACCGCGTCTCATGACTGACGTTATAAGATCGGAGCGAGGCTCGATGAAGGGTACCGAGAAgcttgagctcgtcgtcgcccaggtTGACGTAAAGGCAGTCACAACGGAAAGCTCAGAAGTCCGCAAGGTTGTCATCCGTGGATCATTAGTGCTTGGTAGCGCGGCACTGGACACCGAGGGGATCCGTGTTTATGTCAATGGCGATTTGTCGAGTCGTCCCCCTACGCTCACGGACGGCCAGTGGGAGTGGGCTGGACAATTGGGCCGAGAAAAGGTCAAAGACCCGTATCTAGTTCCGGGCAAGCTCGCCAGAGACCAGTTCATGGTTGTCATGGTGGCTCGGACTTCAACCGGGAGATCGACCGGGCGCTTGATCATGGTTGACTGACATGTTCCCATCACGGGCAAAAGCAAATACTCCACAAACTGCCAGGCATCAATCAGGTCACTGCAAATTCACAGACGCGTGAGCAAAAATGGCGTGAGCAAAAAAATGATCCCTTGTTTTTCCTAGCCCAATTCTATAAAGTATATACATGTATCATAAATCTTCGTGTGCATCGTTCTGTGGTATCTTGACGCGAGCAGCCTGTGCTATTGCGGGAGTCGTCTACTGGAGAGCGACAGAGAGCTTGCCAGTCCCGTAGGCAATGTTCTCGACAGGGAGGTCGGTCAACGCCTTTGTGATGCCGAGGCCGCTAGGGCAGGAGGCCTGGTTGCTGAcggccaggtcgaggtcgcAGAGCTCGTCGACACCCCAGGTGCAGGCGGAGTTCTGGATGTTGTAGAGCGCGTGGTTCTTGGCCACGAAGCTCTCGGGCTGGGCGAGACAGGAGGAAAGGTAGTTCATGCTGTTGGCGGCGGACAGGGGCAGCTTGCCGTCCGTCAGAAGATGCTCGCACTCGCTGGCGGGGACCGCCTCCCAGTCCATgggaacgccgccgccctgggTAGGGGCATCGGTGGCAGAGTGGCCGGTGCTGAGGTAGTTCCAGGCGTCGTAGGAGATGTCAAAGGCACCGCCGGACTGGTCGATGCGGAGCAGGTGGACGCTGCGGCCGGCGTTGGAGACCTTGACGCAGATGTCGTCGCAGCCGACTGAACCGGGCCAGTAGGCAACGCGGTTGATGTCGATCTTGCAGCCGAGCACGCCgatggaagaagagaaggcgTCGTGAGGCGTAACGCTGGCGGAGCCGGACTTGCCAGCATTGCGGATGGGGATGGAAGCGGCGGAGACCAAGCTGGCCGAAGC
This genomic interval from Colletotrichum higginsianum IMI 349063 chromosome 9, whole genome shotgun sequence contains the following:
- a CDS encoding Amidase → MGVTQPLDITQASIGQILHALSTTKLTAVDLVARFLHRVGKLDHRGPCFNSICILNPNVFDEAQASDDYRASGRPPRALEGIPFTVKDSYQVKGLTVAAASPAFENLVASSDAAVVELLRAAGAVLIGKTNMPPMADGGSQRGLYGRSSSPYNPVYLCTSFASGSSYGSGVATTASFAPIGLGGETVSSGRAPASHNALVGYSPSRGVIPSRGHWPLYPTCDVVAPHTKSVADMLALLSVIVADDGEPKGDFWREQTVVPIPLSSEVRPKDFSSLMDPDALRGKHVAVPRCYIGKQASSGYSVVCSEATQSLWEQARIDLEVLGAKVTETDFPLAENYSKQLYPGQAANIPGIPSTWIDTERCQMIATAWDDFLRYNNDPSCSRLEGVDHRQINPDLAPMDNRSEHTEEQNHVRYADMLDFIQHRPSSIRDLPGCADALLALEDARKRDLDDWMDANGFDAVVFPTNGDVGRADSEHNREAMVEALQDGVKYSNGNRALKHLGVPAITVPMGILADKEMPVGLTFVGKAWSDSELFRYAYAYETATSRRKSPPLAPRLMTDVIRSERGSMKGTEKLELVVAQVDVKAVTTESSEVRKVVIRGSLVLGSAALDTEGIRVYVNGDLSSRPPTLTDGQWEWAGQLGREKVKDPYLVPGKLARDQFMVVMVARTSTGRSTGRLIMVD
- a CDS encoding Tetratricopeptide, which produces MTDLTHFDLLPLQIDPQSKAISSPSPSRALAAELAQLNALHRSLVTSETTGPHGVPPPPMPVNPKRSANVSKLRDSGNAEFHKKKYADAIKFYTLGLQMALTRPLWEPSQLVREEVSGLYANRAQAHMALQQWAEGSVDAEASVEARKVGNAKAWWRRGRCLVEMGRLDEAREWVGKALEYEGEEAELVAQYKEIEARLEKKENSA
- a CDS encoding Flavin-containing monooxygenase, whose translation is MDGTKLPEIPALTLQEGVEKEQVDAEHISADWLARLQRRFDEQSFGDLSDLFIDDCWWRDIVGLSWDFTCKQGREKISRYLASAEHGLSNLQTTKIGGLKPLLVDFGGMIWIQAGFTFNTPHGEGKGLLKLGNVSKDEWKAWTVFTQLEKLDFQKEVEAQRAASIPAPKEPVANGADGDTEEDLQVLIVGAAQSGLNLGARLQHMGIKTRLVERSARLGDSWRDRYQSVTLHTPTYTDHWAFMKIPETWPRFLTGDKVADFMEHYGQLMGLDIAFKTEVTRATYDEEAQKYRVEVRTPEGTRTISARHVVLATGVYGDQPKIPHFPGQESFKGRIYHSKYHKTAAEIPDVRNKKVVVIGCATSGHDISADFVAHGAREVTMVQRHPIYSISRESWENLMLSLWNMEGLSTEEADIVGNAIPLALIRTMSIGLTQAMAANDKAVHDGLKRAGLEMKEGNDGYGLADYQLIKGGQYYIDQGANQMIVDGRIKIQRCEEGVQGFQTDGLTLANGTKLEADVVVLATGFESNVTTIDKLLGPEVVKKIEGFGGLDHEQERSGWWRATGVPGFWYMTGSFMYCRQFSLPLALQIAAVEKGLNRSYYGKKTTSE